From Eremothecium sinecaudum strain ATCC 58844 chromosome V, complete sequence, a single genomic window includes:
- the DCP1 gene encoding Dcp1p (Syntenic homolog of Ashbya gossypii AGR402C; Syntenic homolog of Saccharomyces cerevisiae YOL149W (DCP1)), translating to MATTVNDNNAMTLELYRKALNFNVIGRYDPKIKQLLFHTPHATVYKWDSKDSKWNKLEYQGVLAIYLRDITDGGDLPTPSSEQQQDINGSNENRNAEFLKGRDIYNYALMVLNRMNPDIFSIAIAPNSSVNKRKLFAAQEDDQQPLEPMGVEVKDDLVIIKNLRKEVYGIWIHTPADRQNIYDLLKYLLENEPKDSFA from the coding sequence ATGGCAACTACAGTAAATGATAACAACGCTATGACGTTGGAGCTATATCGTAAGGCACTAAACTTTAACGTAATTGGACGCTATGACCCGAAGATTAAGCAGCTTCTGTTCCATACACCTCATGCCACTGTATATAAATGGGATTCAAAGGATAGCAAATGGAATAAATTGGAATACCAAGGTGTTTTAGCTATATATCTGCGAGACATAACAGATGGTGGTGATTTGCCTACACCCTCTAGTGAACAGCAGCAAGATATAAATGGAAGTAATGAGAATAGGAATGCAGAGTTTCTCAAGGGACGTGATATTTACAACTATGCATTAATGGTTCTGAATAGAATGAACCCTGACATTTTTTCCATTGCAATTGCGCCCAACAGCTCAGTTAATAAACGGAAGCTGTTTGCTGCACAAGAAGATGATCAACAACCGCTTGAGCCAATGGGCGTTGAAGTCAAGGATGATTTAGTTATAATTAAGAATTTGAGAAAAGAAGTTTATGGCATATGGATCCATACGCCTGCTGATAGACAGAATATTTACGATTTGCTTAAGTATCTGTTGGAGAACGAGCCAAAGGACTCCTTCGCGTGA